DNA from Deinococcus deserti VCD115:
GACGCTCGGGGCGTCCTGCAGGACATTCACTGGTCAGCGGGCCTGTTTGGCTCCTTCCCGACATACACAGTGGGCAACATTATGGCAGCCCAGTTTTACGAGGCGGCTCACGCAGCGCTTCCCGACCTTGAGGCGTCTCTCGCCAGGGGAGAGTACGGCCCGCTCCGCATCTGGCTGACCGAGCAGGTGTACCAGCACGGCCGGACCTTCACCCCGCACGAACTTCTCGAACGCACAACGGGTCGCGGCCTGGACGCAGCGCCCTACCTGACCTACCTGAGCGGCAAATACCGTGACCTGTACGGCGTTACGGAAAAGGAGACGGCATGACATTACGGTCTGATGGTCTGGCAGGAAAGGTTGCAGTCGTGACGGGCGCAAGCAGCGGCATCGGTGCGGCGACAGCACTTGCACTCGCGGCGCAGGGCGCGAGTGTGGTGCTGGTCGCGCGGCGCGAGGACCGCCTTCAGGACCTGGCGCGGCAGGTGCAGAGCTCCGGTGGCCACGCTGAGGTGGTTGTCGCGGATCTCGCCGATGAAGCTCAGGCACGGCTCACGGTGGAGCGCGCCGTGAGCGCATTCGGGCGGGTGGACATTCTCGTGAACAACGCCGGACTGATGCTGCTGGGACCGGTCACCGGCGCTGACACGACCGACTGGCGCCGCATGATCGACGTGAACCTGCTGGGGCTGATGTACACCACCCACGCGGCCCTTCCACACATGCGGACCCAGGGCGGCGGGCATATCGTCAACATCTCCTCGGTCTCCGGGCGCGGCGCAAGCCCGACTTCTGCCGGGTACAGCGCCTCCAAATGGGGCGTCGGTGGCTTCAGCGAGGGCCTGCGGCAGGAAGTCCGGCTGGACCGCATCCGCGTGACGGTGATCGAGCCGGGCGTCGTGGCGACCGAACTGACCGATCACATCACTCACCAGGACACCAAGGTCGCTTACGAGGGCCGCATTCAGACCATGATTCCCCTGGAAGCCGAGGACATTGCCGCGGCTGTCGTGTATGCCGTGACGCAACCGGAGCGGGTCAACGTCAACGAAATCCTGATCCGCCCACTCGACCAGGGTTGATGAGGCGCGCCCATGTTTGAACGAGGAGATCCGCACAAGGACGGCCGTGTCAGTTGCCCGGACCGTCACGGCGGCACCTGATGTGCCCGTTCAAGGTGGCGCGAGGGCGCACCCTCGCTGAGGGCGGGAAAGTCACCGTGAAGAGGGCCGTGAGTCCATTCCCGGCCGGAGATTTCATCACGTCCGTCAACGTCAGGCTGGGGTGGGACACGTGCTTGACTGATCTGGACCTGCACCCGGGGCCTGTTGGCAGACCAGCGCGGCAGAGCGTAGCGGATGCGTAACTCCGAGATCCTCTTCGCGTCCATTCCGCAGGTGGCAGCCTGCTACCGGAGCGGTTCCCTGTCTCCCGTCGAGGTGACTCGCGCGTGTCTGGCACGCATCGAGGAACTCGACCCAGCGCTGAACGCGTTCATTTCCGTTACAGCGGAGCTGGCCCTTGCTCAGGCGGTGCAAGCTGAAACAGAACTGCGCAGTGGAACCGACAGGGGACCGCTGCACGGCATTCCTGTCGCGCTCAAGGACCTCACGGACACCGCAGGAGTCCGCACCACCTGCGGCTCCCGCCTTCTTGCGGATCATGTTCCTGGCCAGGACGCGGTCGTCACGGTGCGGCTCCGGGAAGCCGGCGCGGTCCTGCTCGGTAAAACGAACCTGCTGGAGTTCGCGTACGGCAGCGTGCACCCGGATTACGGCCAGACGAACAATCCCTGGGACGTGACCCGCACGTCCGGCGGCAGCAGTGGCGGCTCGGCCGCGGCTGTCGCGGCTGGCCTGTGCTTCGCGGCATTCGGAACAGACACAGGCGGATCTATCCGCATTCCCGCGGCCTACTGCGGCGTAACCGGGCTCAAACCCACCTATGGACTGGTGCCCCTCGATGGTGTTTTTCCTCTGTCCTGGTCGCTGGATCACGGCGGTCCGATCGCGCGCAGCAGCGGTGACGCCGCCCTGATGCTTGCCGCCCTGACCGGAGGTCCGCACGACGCTGCGCCACGTGACCTGCAGGGCGTCCGGCTGGGAGTGCTGGCAGAACACGCCCGGGGCCCCGACATGCAGCAGGGAGTGGTGGAAGTCTTCGACCAGGCGTGTGACGCCCTGCGTAGGGCCGGAGCAGTTCTGGTTGAAGTGCACATTCCGCAGCTCGACCGTATGGATACCGCGATGATGCATGTGCTGCTTCCCGAAGCGAGTGCCGTACATGCGGCGTGGTTGCAGCAGTCTCCCGGGGCGTACGCGCCGGACACCCGCATGCATCTCGAACAGGGATTCGCGGTCAGTGGGGTAGAGCATGTGCGCGCACAGCAGTACCGCCGCAAACTCGCACTCGACTTCCTCGCGGCTCTCACTGACGTCGACGCGATCCTCTCACCAACCGTGGCGTGGGTCGCGCCGCACGAGGACCCCGTCGTCTCGGACAACGAAGGTTCCACCGAAGCGCGGCGCACCGCCCCAGCCAACCTCACAGGCTTCCCAGCACTGAGCCTCAACGCAGGCTTCTCTGAGGGTCTGCCGGTCGGTCTGCAGATCACGACCCGGCCCGGTGCCGACGCCCTGGCCCTCTCGCTTGGCATGAGCCTCGAAGCGCTCCTGGATGGCAACCGGATCCCGCCCCTCGGGGGCACACCAACGACCGAAAGGAGAACCCCATGAATTCACCCTGCACCTCCGCCCGGCCCTCGATCTTTTGTGTGATGGTACGCCCATGATCGTCCGTTTCGACGGCCAGACCGTCATCGTGACGGGCGCCGCTCACGGCTTCGGACGGGCGATCAGTCTGGCGTTCGCCACACGCGGCGCCAACGTCTGGGCCTGTGACGTGAACGAAGCTGGGCTGCGCGAAACGGAGACCCTCTCAGCTGAACAAGGCACTCCATTGCAGGTTCGCTCGGTCGATGTCGCAGACCGGGAGGCGGTGCGCGCCCTGGTACTCGAAGCGTCAGGAGGAGAGCGGGTCGATGTCCTCGTGAACAACGCAGGCGGCGTCCTCGGTCAGGTCGGCCGCCCCATTGAAGAGATCAGCCAGGACGACTGGCACGCGATCTTCCGGGTGAACCTCGACGGTGCGTTTTACTTCAGTCAGGCGGTCGCGCCACTGATGAAGGCCCGGGGCGCCGGGCGCATCATCAACATCAGCAGCGGCGCCGGGCTCGGCGTGAGTCTCACAGGCATTCAGGCTTACGCCAGCGCGAAAGCTGCGCAGATCGGGCTGACCCGGCAGCTGGCGCACGAACTCGGCACGTGGGGCATCACCGTGAACAACGTCGCGCCGGGCTTCGTGTTGAGCAACCCCACCACGGAACGGCAGTGGCAGAGCTACGGCGAAGACGGGCAACGCCGCTTGATCGACAACATTGCCCTGAAACGCCTCGGCAGCCCGGATGACATCGCGCACGCCGTCCTGTTCTTCGCGTCCGAGTACGCCGGCTGGGTCACCGGGCAGATCCTCAGCGTGGACGGAGGAAAATGATGGACGACGTCCTGACCTACTTAGAAGAGCATTATGAGCGCCACCTGGAAGACCTGCGGACGTTCGTCCGTATTCCAAGCGTCAGCACGGAGGGGCAGCATGCGCCCGATGTGCGCCGCGCTGCGGAATGGGTGGCCGCGCGCCTCAGCTCCGCCGGCCTCACAGACGCCCGGGTGACCGACACGCCAGGCCACCCGGTGGTGACGGCCTCATGGACAAATCATCCCGGTGCGCCGACCATCCTCGTTTATGGCCACTACGATGTGCAGCCGCCCGATCCGCTCGAACGGTGGGACAGCCCCCCATTCGAAGCTACCGAGCGGGACGGGAACATGTACGCCCGCGGTGTGTCGGACGACAAGGCTCCCATGCTGATTCCGATCCGTGTGACTGAGGCGTTTCTGCAGGCGCGCGGGGCACTCCCGATCAACGTCAAGTTCCTGTTCGAGGGCGAGGAGGAAATCGGCAGCCCGAACCTCGGGGCGTTCGTGCGCGACCACGCGCAGCAGCTTCAGGCGGACTTCGTCCTGTCGGCCGACGGGGGTATGTGGCGCGCGGACGTCCCGACCCTGACCGTAAGCGCGCGCGGGCTGGTCGCGTTGGAGTTCACCGTGCGTGGCCCGGGGAAGGATCTGCATTCGGGACGGCATGGCGGCAGCCTCCACAACCCGCTGCATGCGATCTCACGGATGGTCGCGAGCCTGCACGGTCCCGACGGCCGGGTGAGTGTCGAAGGCTTCTATGACGATGTGGTGCCCGTATCGCCCGCCATTCGGGCAGACACGGCCGCCCTGCCTTTCAATGACGAAGCGTACCTGAGGGAGGTGGGCGCGCCTGCCACGTTTGGAGAGCCAGGCTACAGCACGCTGGAACGCCAGTGGTACCGTCCGACACTCGAACTGAACGGGCTGTGGGGGGGATACACCGGTGAGGGCGCTAAAACCGTCCTGCCAAGCGAGGCGCACGCAAAAATTACCTGCCGACTCGTTCCGGGTCAGGATCCGGACCGCATCAGGGAGAGGATCGAGGCTCACCTGCGGCAGCACGCTCCTCCTGGGGTGACGGTCACGTTCGAAGAGAGCAGACACGGAGCACCCGCCTACCGAATTCCCCCGGAGCATGTGGGGTTACGGGTCGCTCGTGAGGCAATCCGGAGCGTTTACGGTCAGGATCCACTGATGGTCGGCATGGGCGGCTCGATCCCCATCTGCGACACGTTCCGTGACGCGCTCGACATGGACACCGTGTTCTTTTCGTTCGCGGTGGGCGACGAGAACATTCATGCTCCGAATGAGTTTTTCCGCCTCGCCCGGTTTCAGGAGGGCGCGCGGGCATGGACAGCTTATTTCGAAGCTCTCGCCCGATCCGTCGATGCTGTGGTCACGGCCACGCGGTGACACCATGAACACCCTGATCCAGTCCACGCCCCCAGGGACAGTCGCGCGGGGAGTGCTTGACGCGCCACTCAATACCCGAACACG
Protein-coding regions in this window:
- a CDS encoding SDR family oxidoreductase is translated as MTLRSDGLAGKVAVVTGASSGIGAATALALAAQGASVVLVARREDRLQDLARQVQSSGGHAEVVVADLADEAQARLTVERAVSAFGRVDILVNNAGLMLLGPVTGADTTDWRRMIDVNLLGLMYTTHAALPHMRTQGGGHIVNISSVSGRGASPTSAGYSASKWGVGGFSEGLRQEVRLDRIRVTVIEPGVVATELTDHITHQDTKVAYEGRIQTMIPLEAEDIAAAVVYAVTQPERVNVNEILIRPLDQG
- a CDS encoding amidase, giving the protein MRNSEILFASIPQVAACYRSGSLSPVEVTRACLARIEELDPALNAFISVTAELALAQAVQAETELRSGTDRGPLHGIPVALKDLTDTAGVRTTCGSRLLADHVPGQDAVVTVRLREAGAVLLGKTNLLEFAYGSVHPDYGQTNNPWDVTRTSGGSSGGSAAAVAAGLCFAAFGTDTGGSIRIPAAYCGVTGLKPTYGLVPLDGVFPLSWSLDHGGPIARSSGDAALMLAALTGGPHDAAPRDLQGVRLGVLAEHARGPDMQQGVVEVFDQACDALRRAGAVLVEVHIPQLDRMDTAMMHVLLPEASAVHAAWLQQSPGAYAPDTRMHLEQGFAVSGVEHVRAQQYRRKLALDFLAALTDVDAILSPTVAWVAPHEDPVVSDNEGSTEARRTAPANLTGFPALSLNAGFSEGLPVGLQITTRPGADALALSLGMSLEALLDGNRIPPLGGTPTTERRTP
- a CDS encoding SDR family NAD(P)-dependent oxidoreductase, translated to MIVRFDGQTVIVTGAAHGFGRAISLAFATRGANVWACDVNEAGLRETETLSAEQGTPLQVRSVDVADREAVRALVLEASGGERVDVLVNNAGGVLGQVGRPIEEISQDDWHAIFRVNLDGAFYFSQAVAPLMKARGAGRIINISSGAGLGVSLTGIQAYASAKAAQIGLTRQLAHELGTWGITVNNVAPGFVLSNPTTERQWQSYGEDGQRRLIDNIALKRLGSPDDIAHAVLFFASEYAGWVTGQILSVDGGK
- a CDS encoding dipeptidase, producing the protein MMDDVLTYLEEHYERHLEDLRTFVRIPSVSTEGQHAPDVRRAAEWVAARLSSAGLTDARVTDTPGHPVVTASWTNHPGAPTILVYGHYDVQPPDPLERWDSPPFEATERDGNMYARGVSDDKAPMLIPIRVTEAFLQARGALPINVKFLFEGEEEIGSPNLGAFVRDHAQQLQADFVLSADGGMWRADVPTLTVSARGLVALEFTVRGPGKDLHSGRHGGSLHNPLHAISRMVASLHGPDGRVSVEGFYDDVVPVSPAIRADTAALPFNDEAYLREVGAPATFGEPGYSTLERQWYRPTLELNGLWGGYTGEGAKTVLPSEAHAKITCRLVPGQDPDRIRERIEAHLRQHAPPGVTVTFEESRHGAPAYRIPPEHVGLRVAREAIRSVYGQDPLMVGMGGSIPICDTFRDALDMDTVFFSFAVGDENIHAPNEFFRLARFQEGARAWTAYFEALARSVDAVVTATR